The genomic interval GCGCGCGTCGCGGGCGAAGACGTTCCCGCTCCGGCTCCCCTCTTGAAAGAGTCGTTCGTGGACAAACTCGGCTCGTTCTTCGGAGGGCGGCGCGCATGATCGACTGGATCAAGAAATTTTTCGGCGCGCCCAGCTCGAGCTCGACCGCGAAGGAGCGGCTGCGGCTGGTGCTGATGACCGATCATCTGGCGCTCGGGCCCGACATCGTCGAGAACATGAAGCGCGACCTGATCGACGTGATCTCGCGTTACGTCGAAGTCGATCGCGACAAAGTCGAGGTGAGTTTCGAGCGCGAGGATCGCGCGCTCGCGATGCTGGCCAACATTCCGATCGTCTCGGTAAGCCGTCCGAGCCCGCCCCCGGCTCCGCCGGATCCGCCGGCGAACGGCGGCGCTCCGCCGCGCCGGCG from Candidatus Baltobacteraceae bacterium carries:
- the minE gene encoding cell division topological specificity factor MinE yields the protein MIDWIKKFFGAPSSSSTAKERLRLVLMTDHLALGPDIVENMKRDLIDVISRYVEVDRDKVEVSFEREDRALAMLANIPIVSVSRPSPPPAPPDPPANGGAPPRRRRRKKPPAQNPAAAH